In Mastomys coucha isolate ucsf_1 unplaced genomic scaffold, UCSF_Mcou_1 pScaffold5, whole genome shotgun sequence, one genomic interval encodes:
- the LOC116077655 gene encoding zinc finger protein 883-like isoform X2 — MMASLSSADKVLENIRRFMKRRKLINGLLRFKDVAVDFSEEEWECLDTAQKGLYLNVMLENYNNLLFVESHHICHKYENVQDTQHIVDEHVNIYEKSYECHKLGKIIQKSTECIPYKTNLGDTSIKSSKQNRHETRNTREPCQSKNCINCLNLCSSSSPNQGIHIGKKNHNGTAIDKIFDSKQTLMLKQTNSGKKPYKCSECAKCFTKKCDLGIHQRIHTGEKPYKCSECVKSFTQKCNLRRHQRIHTGEKPYKCSECDECFTHQCSLIIHQRIHTGEKPYKCSACDKYFTCKSELRSHQRIHTGEKSYKCSKCDKYFTTKSELRSHQRIHIGESPYKCSECGKYFTQKGSLIIHQRIHTGEKPYKCSECDKCFTQKCSLIFHQRIHTGENPHKCSECDKSFTLKSDLRVHQRIHTGEKPYKCSECDMSFIKKSNLRRHQRIHTGEKPYKCNECEKSFTHKCSLSIHQRSHTGERPYKCSECDKRFTNKGYLVSHQRNHTGEKPYKCDECDKCFTHKCSLSIHQRSHTEEKPYICSECGKFFSHKCSLRTHQRLHTVENVYK, encoded by the exons ATGATGGCAAGTCTTTCATCTGCTGATAAGGTCTTAGAAAACATCAGAAGATTcatgaaaaggagaaaacttaTAAAT GGTCTGTTAAGATTCAAGGATGTAGCTGTGGACTTCTCGGAGGAGGAATGGGAATGTCTTGACACTGCTCAGAAGGGATTGTACTTGAATGTGATGTTGGAGAATTACAACAATCTGTTATTTGTGG AGAGTCATCACATATGTCATAAATATGAGAACGTTCAAGACACACAGCATATTGTTGATGAGCATGTGAATATCTATGAAAAGTCTTATGAATGTCATAAGCTTGGCAAAATCATTCAAAAATCCACTGAATGTATACCTTATAAAACTAACCTTGGGGATACATCTATTaaatcatcaaaacaaaacagacatgaaACCAGAAACACCAGAGAACCTTGCCAATCTAAAAACTGTATAAACTGTTTAAATTTGTGTTCTAGCAGTAGTCCAAATCAAGGAATCCacataggaaagaaaaatcacaatggTACAGCAATTGATAAGATTTTCGACTCTAAACAAACCCTCATGCTGAAACAAACCAACAGTGgaaagaaaccttacaaatgtagtgaatgtgcCAAATGCTTTACCAAGAAATGTGATCTTGGtattcatcagagaattcatacagggGAGAAACCTTATAAATGTAGTGAATGTGTTAAATCTTTTACCCAGAAATGCAATCTTAGAagacatcagagaattcatacagggGAGAAACCTTATAAATGTAGTGAATGCGACGAATGCTTTACCCACCAATGCAGTCTTATTATTCATCAgcgaattcatacaggagagaaaccttataaatgtAGTGCATGTGACAAATACTTTACCTGCAAAAGTGAGCTTAGAagtcatcagagaattcatacaggagagaaatcTTACAAATGTAGTAAATGTGACAAATATTTTACCACCAAAAGTGAGCTTAGAagtcatcagagaattcatataGGAGAGAGcccttacaaatgtagtgaatgtggCAAATACTTTACCCAAAAGGGCAGTCTTATtattcatcagagaattcatacaggagagaaaccttacaaatgtagtgaatgtgacaaatgctttacccaAAAATGCAGTCTTATTtttcatcagagaattcatacaggagaaaaTCCTcacaaatgtagtgaatgtgacaaaAGCTTCACTCTCAAAAGTGATCTTAGAGttcatcagagaattcacacaggagagaaaccttataaatGCAGTGAATGTGACATGTCTTTTATCAAGAAATCCAATCTTAGAagacatcagagaattcatacaggggagaaaccttacaaatgtaatgaatgtgaaaAATCCTTTACCCACAAATGCAGTCTTAGCATTCATCAGAGAAGTCATACAGGAGAGAgaccttacaaatgtagtgaatgtgacaaaCGGTTTACCAACAAAGGCTACCTTGTAAGTCATCAGAGGAAtcatacaggagagaagccttacAAATGTGATGAATGTGACAAGTGTTTTACCCACAAGTGCAGTCTTAGTATTCATCAGAGATCTCATACAGAAGAGAAACCTTACATATGTAGTGAATGTGGTAAATTCTTTAGCCATAAATGTAGTCTTCGCACTCATCAGAGACTACATACAGTAGAGAATGTTTACAAATGA